A genomic window from Spiroplasma helicoides includes:
- a CDS encoding SEC-C metal-binding domain-containing protein has translation MQKSEKENSLIELTDRVELYKQAKNINITDEEAQNFVNSILENYFLDNDNISFLQKNGYNFFTFSNNELCFCLSAKTYKECCKNLLKPENEEKDHISLEKALINNKDYESYLIYISELYKKHYEMIANQEVCHYPNCAEKSIECKLYNIDFEKDEFVTTNRINPFDNNFKIGQNFFQQVTKDHFKFYGLCKNHYKNISSLNLSKQSSEEDVLNTHLLPILHRTFILRVELETIREEFLENYLSMKDEGYKALLVYRIKKISNQLKSIVKTLEGYIKNLQKNTNLKVIRLDVPSSHEIKVLDVLYPQISPDDFGLVNSINNIYVEENTATMSIENDRTNSLIFYVYNKKNIRVDNFFKQYLKIIKAKPKFEASFASNCALILTDNVLFTKQYFEFLSDEEKALYSALNKFRFENPNMGQEYLKMKFFAGFNKGNNFFK, from the coding sequence ATGCAAAAATCAGAAAAAGAAAATAGTTTGATAGAACTTACAGATAGAGTCGAATTGTACAAACAAGCTAAAAATATTAATATCACTGATGAAGAAGCACAGAACTTTGTTAATTCAATACTTGAAAATTATTTTTTAGATAATGATAATATAAGTTTTTTGCAAAAAAATGGATACAATTTTTTTACATTTTCTAACAATGAATTATGTTTTTGCTTAAGCGCAAAAACATACAAGGAATGTTGTAAAAACTTATTGAAACCAGAAAATGAAGAAAAAGATCATATAAGTTTAGAAAAAGCACTAATAAATAATAAGGATTATGAATCATATCTTATTTATATAAGTGAATTATATAAAAAACACTATGAAATGATAGCTAATCAAGAAGTGTGTCATTATCCAAATTGTGCAGAAAAGTCTATAGAATGCAAATTGTACAATATAGATTTTGAAAAGGATGAGTTTGTAACTACCAATAGAATTAACCCCTTTGACAATAATTTCAAAATCGGACAAAATTTTTTTCAACAAGTTACAAAAGATCATTTTAAATTTTATGGTTTATGTAAAAATCACTATAAAAACATTTCTTCATTAAATTTATCAAAACAAAGTTCTGAAGAAGATGTGTTAAATACTCATTTATTACCTATTTTGCATAGAACTTTTATTTTAAGAGTAGAGTTAGAAACAATAAGAGAAGAATTTTTAGAAAACTATCTTTCAATGAAAGATGAAGGATATAAAGCTTTACTGGTTTATAGAATTAAAAAAATATCAAATCAGTTGAAATCAATTGTAAAAACATTAGAAGGTTATATAAAAAATTTACAAAAAAACACAAATTTAAAAGTTATAAGACTTGATGTTCCAAGTTCTCATGAAATTAAAGTTTTGGATGTTTTATATCCACAAATTTCTCCAGATGATTTTGGTTTGGTAAACTCAATAAATAATATCTATGTAGAAGAAAACACTGCAACCATGAGTATAGAAAATGATAGAACAAACTCTTTAATTTTTTATGTATATAATAAAAAAAATATTAGAGTTGATAATTTCTTTAAACAATATCTAAAAATAATTAAAGCAAAACCAAAATTTGAAGCATCATTTGCATCAAATTGTGCATTGATATTAACAGACAATGTCTTATTCACTAAACAATATTTTGAATTTTTATCTGATGAAGAAAAAGCACTTTATTCAGCCTTGAATAAATTTAGATTTGAAAATCCAAATATGGGTCAAGAATATCTAAAAATGAAGTTTTTTGCAGGATTTAATAAAGGAAACAATTTCTTTAAATAA